A DNA window from Phragmites australis chromosome 11, lpPhrAust1.1, whole genome shotgun sequence contains the following coding sequences:
- the LOC133884574 gene encoding LOW QUALITY PROTEIN: phosphoglycerate kinase, chloroplastic-like (The sequence of the model RefSeq protein was modified relative to this genomic sequence to represent the inferred CDS: inserted 1 base in 1 codon; deleted 2 bases in 1 codon) — protein MLGTDPVASSAFFFAIAPASSFFPEVWDWAGEFEATEPLNVAIAVITAAISPPHPPKPSSRPLASDKQIPSRSXSSTKPSFFTSPTPPPPPASRPDPASLVSSPLDPNPMASAAAPPTSLSLAARAATRAASAAAPLRHGGLAAACQPARSLAFAAGDARLAVHVASRCRQASSARGTRAMATMAKKSVGDLTAADLEGKRVFVRADLNVPLDENQNITDDTRVRAAVPTIKYLISNGAKVILSSHLGRPKGVTPKFSLAPLVPRLSELLGIQVQKADDVIGPEVEKLVSSLSNGSVLLLENVRFYKEEEKNDPEFAKKLASLADLYVNDAFGTAHRAHASTEGVTKFLKPSVAGFLLQKELDYLVGAVSSPKRPFAAIVGGSKVSSKIGVIESLLEKCDILLLGGGMIFTFYKAQGLSVGSSLVEEDKLELATSLLAKAKEKGVSLLLPTDVVIADKFAPDANSQVVAASAIPDGWMGLDIGPDSVTTFNSALETTQTVIWNGPMGVFEFDKFAVGTEAVAKKLAELSGKGVTTIIGGGDSVAAVEKVGVADVMSHISTGGGASLELLEGKELPGVIALDEAATVTV, from the exons ATGCTTGGGACAGATCCAGTGGCCTcctctgcatttttttttgccatcGCACCGGCATCTAGTTTTTTCCCCGAAGTGTGGGACTGGGCAGGGGAATTCGAAGCCACCGAGCCCCTAAACGTCGCCATCGCCGTGATCaccgccgccatctcc ccCCCCCACCCACCGAAACCATCGTCCCGACCTCTCGCCAGCGATAAGCAAATCCCCTCCCGCT TCTCGTCCACAAAGCCCTCTTTCTTTACGtccccaaccccccccccccccccggcctcCCGCCCTGATCCCGCGTCACTCGTCTCGTCTCCGCTCGACCCGAACCCGATGGCGTCCGCGGCCGCACCGCCCACCTCCCTCTCGCTCGCGGCCCGCGCGGCCACCAGGgcggcctccgccgccgccccgctGCGGCACGGGGGGCTCGCCGCGGCGTGCCAGCCGGCGCGATCGCTGGCGTTCGCTGCGGGCGACGCGCGGCTGGCGGTCCACGTGGCGTCGCGGTGCCGGCAGGCGTCGTCCGCGCGCGGGACCCGTGCCATGGCCACCATGGCGAAGAAGAGCGTGGGGGACCTCACGGCCGCCGACCTCGAGGGGAAGCGCGTCTTCGTCCGCGCCGACCTCAACGTGCCGCTCGACGAGAACCAGAACATCACCGACGACACCCGCGTCCGCGCCGCCGTCCCCACCATCAAGTACCTCATCAGCAACGGCGCCAAGGTCATCCTCTCGAGCCACTTG GGTCGTCCTAAGGGTGTTACTCCCAAGTTTAGCTTGGCTCCCCTTGTACCACGGTTGTCTGAGCTTCTCGGCATTCAG GTACAAAAAGCTGATGATGTTATTGGCCCAGAAGTTGAAAAATTGGTGTCCTCCTTGTCCAATGGTAGTGTTTTGCTTCTTGAAAACGTTAGATTTTAcaaggaagaggagaagaatgACCCAGAGTTTGCAAAGAAGCTTGCCTCCCTGGCAGATCTTTATGTTAATGATGCATTCGGAACAGCCCATAGGGCACATGCATCGACTGAGGGAGTTACCAAGTTCTTGAAGCCTTCTGTTGCAGGGTTCCTTTTGCAGAAG GAGCTTGACTACCTTGTTGGAGCTGTTTCGAGCCCTAAACGCCCGTTTGCTGCCATTGTGGGTGGCTCAAAGGTGTCATCCAAGATCGGGGTCATTGAATCCCTGTTGGAAAAATGTGATATCCTTCTTTTGGGTGGTGGTATGATCTTCACATTTTACAAAGCACAAGGACTCTCTGTTGGTTCTTCTTTGGTTGAGGAAGACAAACTTGAGCTTGCAACATCTCTCCTTGCAAAGGCAAAGGAAAAGGGTGTCTCCCTTTTGTTGCCAACTGATGTTGTCATCGCTGATAAGTTCGCTCCTGATGCTAATAGCCAG GTTGTTGCAGCATCTGCGATTCCTGATGGTTGGATGGGGCTGGATATTGGCCCAGATTCTGTCACTACATTCAACTCTGCCCTGGAGACAACGCAGACTGTCATCTGGAATGGGCCCATGGGTGTTTTTGAATTTGACAAGTTTGCTGTAGGAACTGAG GCTGTTGCAAAGAAGTTGGCGGAGCTTAGCGGCAAGGGTGTCACAACTATCATTGGAGGTGGAGACTCTGTTGCAGCTGTTGAGAAGGTTGGGGTTGCGGATGTTATGAGCCACATTTCAACGGGAGGTGGGGCCAGCTTGGAATTGCTGGAAGGAAAGGAGCTTCCCGGAGTTATTGCATTGGATGAAGCTGCTACTGTGACTGTATGA
- the LOC133885903 gene encoding metacaspase-5-like gives MGAKRAVLVGINYPGTKAELKGCHNDVARMRRCLVDRFGFDESDIRVLVDADGASWQVLPTGANIRRELARLVGDARPGDLLFFHYSGHGTRLPAETGQDDDTGYDECIVPSDMNLITDQDFTELVQKVPHGCLFTIVSDSCHSGGLLDKTKEQIGHSTRQNQAQRRELEERSGSSTSFRSFLKETVRDVFESQGIHLPRRGHGQSGHGDDSDEKPRDIDTDSTTDVHIKNRSLPLSTLIEMLKEKTGKDDIDVGSIRMTLFNLFGDDASPKIKKFMKVILGKLQQGEHGGVMGFVGALAQEFWKAKLEGKQEEELEPAMKQEVHSVQEVYAGTTARVPSNGVLISGCQTDQTSADATTPKGASYGALSNAIQAILAEHGTVTNKELVLKARKMLSKQGYTQQPGLYCSDEQASVAFIC, from the exons ATGGGGGCGAAGCGCGCGGTGCTGGTGGGCATCAACTACCCGGGCACCAAGGCGGAGCTCAAGGGCTGCCACAACGACGTGGCCCGCATGCGCCGCTGCCTCGTCGACCGCTTCGGCTTCGACGAGTCCGACATCCGCGTCCTCGTCGACGCGGACGGGGCCTCGTGGCAGGTGCTGCCCACGGGAGCCAACATCAGGCGCGAGCTCGCGCGGCTCGTCGGGGACGCGCGGCCCGGGGACCTGCTCTTCTTCCACTACAGCGGACACGGCACGCGGCTGCCGGCCGAGACCGGGCAGGACGACGACACCGGCTACGACGAGTGCATCGTGCCCAGCGACATGAACCTTATCACAG ACCAAGATTTCACAGAGCTTGTGCAAAAAGTCCCCCATGGGTGTTTATTCACCATAGTTTCCGACTCATGCCACAGTGGTGGACTACTTGACAAGACCAAGGAACAGATTGGGCACAGCACTAGGCAGAACCAGGCCCAGCGCCGGGAACTAGAAGAACGATCTGGTTCTAGTACCAGTTTCCGTTCATTCCTCAAAGAGACCGTTCGGGACGTGTTTGAGTCTCAAGGAATCCACCTGCCCCGCCGTGGCCACGGGCAGAGCGGTCACGGCGACGACAGTGATGAAAAGCCACGAGACATCGACACAGACTCAACGACAGATGTCCACATCAAAAACCGGTCGCTACCACTTTCGACGCTCATCGAGATGCTCAAGGAGAAGACTGGGAAGGACGATATTGATGTGGGCTCAATCCGGATGACGCTGTTCAACCTCTTCGGAGATGACGCCAGCCCCAAGATCAAGAAGTTCATGAAGGTCATACTAGGCAAGCTGCAGCAGGGCGAGCACGGCGGCGTCATGGGCTTCGTGGGCGCCCTGGCACAGGAATTCTGGAAGGCTAAGCTGGAGGGCAAGCAAGAAGAAGAGCTGGAGCCGGCCATGAAACAAGAAGTGCACAGCGTCCAGGAGGTGTACGCCGGAACGACGGCGAGGGTCCCTAGCAACGGCGTCCTGATCAGCGGGTGCCAGACCGACCAGACCTCCGCGGACGCAACCACGCCGAAGGGTGCGTCCTACGGCGCGCTCAGCAACGCCATCCAGGCCATCCTCGCGGAGCACGGGACGGTGACGAACAAGGAGCTCGTGCTGAAAGCGCGCAAGATGCTGTCAAAGCAGGGGTACACTCAGCAGCCTGGCCTTTACTGCAGCGACGAGCAGGCCAGTGTGGCTTTCATATGCTGA